One genomic window of Prochlorococcus sp. MIT 0801 includes the following:
- the crtL gene encoding lycopene beta cyclase has translation MNTSALKDALVLGSGPGALSIAAALAIENLDVEILSEQSPDEPWPFTYGIWGEEVDELGLSHLLEHRWVNTISYFGEGDKDPNSKKNEITKHNRDYGLFDKNKLQAYWLEQCNNAQIKWHKGSAVNLETNQLTSTVKTSNGKELNARVVIDATGYKPVFIKSPNQGPVAVQTCYGIVGEFSSPPVEKGQFVLMDYRCDHLNTEERKEAPTFLYAMDMGNGKFFLEETSLGLFPPVSLNELKRRLEKRLETRGLEIKSLDHEEHGSYLPMNMPIPDLTQPVLGFGGSAGMVHPASGYMVGSLLRRAPKVAKALSLAMKDPKASSASLAKKGWQTLWPSELRRKQAIYKFGLEKLMRFEEKLLRGFFIEFFSLPNKQWYGFLTNTLSLKELISAMWKMFRKSPWTIKQGLMNMHGRELNLLFKALLVNNK, from the coding sequence ATGAATACTAGTGCATTAAAAGATGCTCTAGTACTTGGGTCAGGCCCAGGCGCTTTATCAATAGCGGCAGCTTTAGCGATTGAGAACTTAGATGTTGAAATCTTATCGGAACAATCGCCAGATGAACCTTGGCCCTTCACGTATGGGATTTGGGGTGAAGAAGTTGACGAACTTGGGCTAAGTCATTTACTTGAACATAGATGGGTAAATACCATTAGTTATTTTGGGGAGGGAGACAAGGATCCTAATTCTAAAAAGAATGAAATCACCAAACACAATAGAGATTATGGACTTTTTGATAAAAATAAATTACAAGCTTATTGGTTAGAACAATGCAATAATGCTCAAATAAAATGGCATAAAGGATCAGCAGTCAACTTAGAAACAAATCAATTAACCAGCACAGTTAAAACTTCTAATGGAAAAGAACTGAATGCTCGGGTAGTAATTGACGCAACTGGCTACAAACCTGTTTTTATTAAGTCTCCTAACCAAGGACCAGTAGCCGTTCAAACTTGTTACGGAATCGTAGGGGAGTTCAGTTCACCACCTGTCGAGAAAGGCCAATTTGTTTTAATGGATTATCGTTGCGACCACTTGAATACAGAGGAGAGAAAAGAAGCTCCAACATTTTTATACGCTATGGACATGGGAAATGGAAAGTTTTTCTTAGAAGAAACATCCTTGGGTCTATTTCCTCCAGTATCTCTTAATGAGTTAAAAAGAAGACTGGAAAAAAGATTAGAGACTCGGGGTTTAGAAATAAAAAGTCTTGATCATGAAGAGCATGGTTCATATCTGCCAATGAACATGCCTATCCCCGACCTAACACAGCCGGTCCTTGGATTTGGCGGTTCTGCTGGGATGGTACATCCTGCATCTGGATACATGGTTGGCAGCCTTTTAAGGAGAGCTCCTAAAGTTGCCAAAGCCCTTTCATTAGCAATGAAAGACCCAAAAGCATCCTCAGCTTCATTAGCAAAGAAAGGTTGGCAAACCTTATGGCCATCAGAGCTCAGAAGGAAACAAGCTATTTATAAATTTGGATTAGAAAAATTGATGCGCTTCGAAGAGAAGTTGCTAAGAGGATTTTTTATAGAGTTTTTCAGTTTACCTAATAAACAATGGTATGGATTCCTTACAAATACTCTTAGCCTTAAAGAACTAATATCCGCAATGTGGAAGATGTTTAGGAAATCACCGTGGACTATCAAACAAGGCTTAATGAATATGCATGGCAGAGAATTAAATTTATTATTTAAAGCATTACTAGTTAATAATAAATGA